From the Zymomonas mobilis subsp. pomaceae ATCC 29192 genome, the window TATTCACGGTTCTGCCCCTGATATAGCGGGACAAGGTAAAGCTAATCCTCTCGCTACAATCTTATCGGGTGCCATGATGCTACGCTATACCCTGAAACGGGAAGAGGAAGCTGTGCGGATCGAAAAAGCCGTGGCGACTGCGCTTGCTAAGGGGGCACGTACTCAGGATCTAGGCGGTAAGCTTTCTACCTCGGAAATGGGCAATGCCGTTTTAGCAGCACTTTAATAATCAACATAAAAAGCGGCCTGATAATAGGCCGCTCTTACCCGCTTTCTTAATGAGGATTCAGGAATATTATGAAAAGGCATACCGGACTTGATCGTACGATAACCCGTAAATGGCGGCCAGCCACGCAGGCCATTAGAGGGGGCGTAACCCGTTCAGAATTTGGAGAAACCAGTGAAGCGCTTTTTCTAACTTCTGGTTATTCTTACGAACGAGCAGAAGATGCTGCCGAACGTTTCGCGGGTGAACAGGCGGGCATGATTTATTCCCGTATGCAGAGCCCAACCGTCATGATGCTAGAAGAAAAACTGGCCTTGATGGAAGGCGCTGAGACGGTTCGCACGATGTCAACCGGCATGGCCGCTATGACTTCAGTTTTATTATCTGCTCTTTCGGCGGGTGATCATTTTGTCATCGGACGGGTTGCCTTTGGTTCTTGTCGGTGGCTTTCAGATTCTTTACTGCCCCGTTTTGGTATCACGGCAACTGTTGTAGATGGTGGCGATCTTCAGCAATGGAAAGACGCTATCAAGCCCAATACTAAGCTGTTTTTCTTTGAAACGCCGACCAATCCTACTTTGGATTTGGTGGATATTGAAGGCGTCTGTAAAATTGCCAAAGAGGCAGGCATTTTAACGGTTGTTGATAATGCTTTCTGTACGCCCGTTATTCAGCGCCCGATGGATTTTGGTGCTGATGTCATTGCCTATTCTGCTACAAAAATGATGGATGGTCAGGGTCGTGTTTTGGCCGGATCAGTTGCAGGTAGCGAAAAATTCATCAATGAAACCCTTGTTCCTTTCATCCGTAATACCGGTCCTAACTTGTCACCTTTCAATGCATGGGTCGTTATGAAGGGGTTGGAAACGCTTGAACTGCGGAGCATCCGTCAAAGCGAAAATGCCCAAGCCTTAGCCGAATTCCTTGAAAATAGGGTACCTCGCATCGCTTATCCGGGATTGAAGTCTCATCCTCAATATGCCTTGGCCAAAAAACAAATGAAAACCGGCGGCACGGTTTTAGCCGTGTTCTTAGGAGGGGGTCGCGAACAAGCGCTTTCACTGCTGAATAATCTGGAATTGATAGATATTTCTAATAACCTTGGCGATACGCGCTCTTTAATGACGCATCCTTGCTCTACAACGCATAGTGGTGTCGCAGCGCAAGAGCGTGAAGCTATGGGAATTACAGAAGATATGCTACGTCTAAGCGTGGGGCTTGAAGATGTCGAAGATCTGAAAGAAGATCTGGATCAGGCCTTACGTAAAATCGGGCTATAAATTAAAATTTAAAGATGCAGGTTATGAAAAGGCTAGTGATGTCGGCAAAGGAATATCATTTATGAAGCGGACTCACTTACCCTTTAATGGCTTGCGGGTAATGGATGCCGCCGCCCGTCATCTTTCTTTTACCCGAGCAGCTGACGAACTGGCCGTGACGCCTGCAGCTGTTGGTCAACAAATTCGTGCTTTGGAAGATACCCTTGGCGTTGTGCTCTTTCGGCGCAACGCTAAAGGTCTGGAATTAACCCCAGAAGCGACGGCTGGTCTTGAGGCATTACGGGACGGGTTTTTAAAATTTGAAGAAGCTGTCCATGCCATGCAAGCCGGACAATCTTCTAAAAGATTGACCATTGCCACGCCCCGCGACTTTACCGATGGCTGGCTATCTTCACGCTTGGCAAGCTATCATCAGAATAACCCTGATATTCATTTCACCTTATTAGCAGCAGAAAAAGATTTAGACTTTACGCAGGCTAATTTAGATATTGCTATTCGCTATACGGATGATCCCGGCAACCATGAAGCCGTTACCTTAAGCGATGGCCTGTTAGTGACGGTGGGTTTACCCAATGCACCGGAAGAATTTATCGGATGGCCGGATGCAGAACATGATCATAATATAACCATCGTCATACAAGTAGCTGATGCAGGTCTCGCCATAGCGGCGGCATTGAATGGTTTTGGCCGATGCCAAGTCCCTTTAATTTTGGCTAAGCCCTTTCTTGAAGCTAAAAAATTGCAGCAATTTGGCCCCATTATGGAAAGCGAAATGCAATATTGGCTTATGGCCCCCCTACCGCAATGGCGTCAGAAAAAAGTCAAATCGTTGGTTACAGCTTTAACTGCAGAATTAAAAACAGAAATCTAGCTTATCTTTTCCCATAAGATAAAAATATCGGCTTATAGAAAAAGGAAAAAAGGCACCTTTTCTTTATCGAATGGGAAGACCACCTCCTGAACATTTTGGATCGGAAAGCCCGACTATCGGCTGCGTTAGTTGAATAATAATCACTTTAGCGGGTTGATTGCCTACGCTACCGGATTGATGGCCTTGTTGTCCATTGACGATCTGAGCATTCTGATCGCCCCCAAAAGATATTTCACCGGGGCCCATTTCAAGGCGTTTCCCGTCGGTTGTTTTTACGAACCATCGGCCTGATAAGGGAATAATCCACTGAGGTGCCGGATTTTTATGCCAGTTACCCACCCAACCAACCGGCATTACATTGAATACATATCTTTTACTGGCAGGATCATTCTGGGACACCCATTCTGGATTACCTGAACTGGCAAAATCTTCTAACTGTAGATTACTAACCGCACATCGTGTTTGATGCGTTACCCCTTCGGTGTCTGCCCACACACTCCAATAGGGGATAGCGGGCGGCGATGCAGATTTTTCTGCTTGTGCAGAGTTTATAGTGAAGCCAAGACCTAAAACCAAAGCGGTTACTAATCTTTTCATCATTTTTTCCTGACAGCCGTATTGATGAAGATTTCGAGTAAACTACTCTGCCATTATCTTCATCTCGATAAGCATAGCCTAATTTCCTATAATATACGCTTTTGACTTAGAATTGTCATAGTACATTGGAAAAAATTATCAGCTTTTATGCTTTGATAAAAAATTTTGTGATGTGCCGGATTAAACGGTCTCGGGCACTGAATAAACGCCGGTGATAGAAACTATTAAAATGACGGTTTAGAAAGAAACCACTCAAGCGTAATCCTTTCTGCAAAGCCAACCAGTCAGGGATATGATCTTCTGTATGTCCCCTCTTTTTTTGCAAAAATTGCGGTAAAGGCAATAGTTTTGCTTCATGGCCTTGAGCTACTTGTTGACTGACTGCGGCATGATGCTTGGGACTAACCCATGTTAAATTGTCGCTTTTTCCAGTGAAAATACAGCGTGATAAACTGAGTCCATAACCCAACTCAGATAATAACAGTAATTCAAAGCGGACAAGTTCTGCCAAGGACACTATGGGCTGAATAGATTTTTCAGTAATATTCAATAGATGATTGAGGGCTGAAAAAATTCGGGGTTCAGGCTGTGCTTCGGGCAAAATACTTGCTG encodes:
- a CDS encoding trans-sulfuration enzyme family protein: MKRHTGLDRTITRKWRPATQAIRGGVTRSEFGETSEALFLTSGYSYERAEDAAERFAGEQAGMIYSRMQSPTVMMLEEKLALMEGAETVRTMSTGMAAMTSVLLSALSAGDHFVIGRVAFGSCRWLSDSLLPRFGITATVVDGGDLQQWKDAIKPNTKLFFFETPTNPTLDLVDIEGVCKIAKEAGILTVVDNAFCTPVIQRPMDFGADVIAYSATKMMDGQGRVLAGSVAGSEKFINETLVPFIRNTGPNLSPFNAWVVMKGLETLELRSIRQSENAQALAEFLENRVPRIAYPGLKSHPQYALAKKQMKTGGTVLAVFLGGGREQALSLLNNLELIDISNNLGDTRSLMTHPCSTTHSGVAAQEREAMGITEDMLRLSVGLEDVEDLKEDLDQALRKIGL
- a CDS encoding LysR family transcriptional regulator, with amino-acid sequence MKRTHLPFNGLRVMDAAARHLSFTRAADELAVTPAAVGQQIRALEDTLGVVLFRRNAKGLELTPEATAGLEALRDGFLKFEEAVHAMQAGQSSKRLTIATPRDFTDGWLSSRLASYHQNNPDIHFTLLAAEKDLDFTQANLDIAIRYTDDPGNHEAVTLSDGLLVTVGLPNAPEEFIGWPDAEHDHNITIVIQVADAGLAIAAALNGFGRCQVPLILAKPFLEAKKLQQFGPIMESEMQYWLMAPLPQWRQKKVKSLVTALTAELKTEI
- a CDS encoding cupin domain-containing protein, yielding MMKRLVTALVLGLGFTINSAQAEKSASPPAIPYWSVWADTEGVTHQTRCAVSNLQLEDFASSGNPEWVSQNDPASKRYVFNVMPVGWVGNWHKNPAPQWIIPLSGRWFVKTTDGKRLEMGPGEISFGGDQNAQIVNGQQGHQSGSVGNQPAKVIIIQLTQPIVGLSDPKCSGGGLPIR
- the recO gene encoding DNA repair protein RecO, with the translated sequence MSSVSTSSLLLTSRPHGESGAVIRFLTEKGLQAGYVQGAKSRHRRPLLLAGNQLQASWRNKAGYSLPSIQIELLHSRASMITDPLRALVLGWICPFTASILPEAQPEPRIFSALNHLLNITEKSIQPIVSLAELVRFELLLLSELGYGLSLSRCIFTGKSDNLTWVSPKHHAAVSQQVAQGHEAKLLPLPQFLQKKRGHTEDHIPDWLALQKGLRLSGFFLNRHFNSFYHRRLFSARDRLIRHITKFFIKA